The Bombus terrestris chromosome 16, iyBomTerr1.2, whole genome shotgun sequence genome includes a region encoding these proteins:
- the LOC100642780 gene encoding protein phosphatase PTC7 homolog isoform X4, with protein sequence MMKILGVADGVGGWRHYGIDPGEFSSFLMRTCERLVSMGRFTPSEPAGLLARSYYELLESKQPILGSSTACVIVLNKETSSICSANIGDSGFVVVRKGEVVHRSSEQQHYFNTPFQLSFPPPGHSGLVLSDSPESADTSSFGVEDGDVILLATDGVFDNVPDQLLITEMRKVQGERDPTKIQGVANSIAWMARSLAFDGAFMSPFAQSARENGIDTIGGKPDDITVLLATVAI encoded by the exons ATGATGAAGATTTTAG GCGTAGCGGATGGTGTAGGCGGATGGAGGCATTATGGAATCGATCCAGGAGAGTTTTCTAGTTTCCTCATGAGAACTTGTGAAAGACTGGTCTCTATGGGCAGGTTCACACCTTCTGAACCAGCTGGTTTATTAGCACGTAGTTACTATGAATTACTAGAAAGTAAACAACCCATATTAG GTAGCAGTACTGCATGCGTTATAGTTCTCAATAAAGAAACAAGCAGCATTTGTTCAGCTAATATCGGTGATAGTGGCTTCGTAGTTGTAAGAAAAGGAGAAGTAGTTCATCGTTCTTCCGAACAACAACACTACTTTAATACCCCGTTTCAGTTGTCTTTTCCACCTCCAGGACATTCTGGTCTGGTGCTTAGCGACAG tcCAGAATCTGCGGATACTTCGAGTTTTGGAGTTGAAGATGGTGATGTAATTCTTTTAGCAACAGATGGGGTATTTGATAATGTGCCTGACCAATTACTTATCACGGAAATGCGTAAAGTTCAAGGAGAAAGAGATCCTACTAAGATACAAGGAGTTGCCAACTCGATAGCCTGGATGGCTCGTAGTTTAGCTTTTGACGGCGCATTTATGTCTCCATTTGCACAAAGTGCTAGAGAGAACGGAATTGATACTATAG GTGGTAAACCAGACGACATTACAGTGCTTTTAGCAACGGTGGCAATATAA
- the LOC100642780 gene encoding protein phosphatase PTC7 homolog isoform X2, producing MQSIYWTGRLLSRTIWNGISNYTACADPNVNKRREASFISAVCGFPKDFTRGRIRKGQFGDDAWFSAKFKTVEVIGVADGVGGWRHYGIDPGEFSSFLMRTCERLVSMGRFTPSEPAGLLARSYYELLESSSTACVIVLNKETSSICSANIGDSGFVVVRKGEVVHRSSEQQHYFNTPFQLSFPPPGHSGLVLSDSPESADTSSFGVEDGDVILLATDGVFDNVPDQLLITEMRKVQGERDPTKIQGVANSIAWMARSLAFDGAFMSPFAQSARENGIDTIGGKPDDITVLLATVAI from the exons ATGCAGTCCATTTATTGGACCGGCAGGCTGCTGTCTCGGACGATATGGAATGGCATATCAAATTATACAGCGTGCGCTGATCCTAACGTGAATAAACGCCGCGAAGCATCTTTCATTTCGGCTGTGTGTGGCTTTCCGAAAGATTTTACACGAGGACGTATACGTAAGGGACAGTTCGGTGATGACGCTTGGTTTAGTGCCAAATTCAAGACTGTCGAAGTAATAG GCGTAGCGGATGGTGTAGGCGGATGGAGGCATTATGGAATCGATCCAGGAGAGTTTTCTAGTTTCCTCATGAGAACTTGTGAAAGACTGGTCTCTATGGGCAGGTTCACACCTTCTGAACCAGCTGGTTTATTAGCACGTAGTTACTATGAATTACTAGAAA GTAGCAGTACTGCATGCGTTATAGTTCTCAATAAAGAAACAAGCAGCATTTGTTCAGCTAATATCGGTGATAGTGGCTTCGTAGTTGTAAGAAAAGGAGAAGTAGTTCATCGTTCTTCCGAACAACAACACTACTTTAATACCCCGTTTCAGTTGTCTTTTCCACCTCCAGGACATTCTGGTCTGGTGCTTAGCGACAG tcCAGAATCTGCGGATACTTCGAGTTTTGGAGTTGAAGATGGTGATGTAATTCTTTTAGCAACAGATGGGGTATTTGATAATGTGCCTGACCAATTACTTATCACGGAAATGCGTAAAGTTCAAGGAGAAAGAGATCCTACTAAGATACAAGGAGTTGCCAACTCGATAGCCTGGATGGCTCGTAGTTTAGCTTTTGACGGCGCATTTATGTCTCCATTTGCACAAAGTGCTAGAGAGAACGGAATTGATACTATAG GTGGTAAACCAGACGACATTACAGTGCTTTTAGCAACGGTGGCAATATAA
- the LOC100642780 gene encoding protein phosphatase PTC7 homolog isoform X3 yields the protein MQSIYWTGRLLSRTIWNGISNYTACADPNVNKRREASFISAVCGFPKDFTRGRIRKGQFGDDAWFSAKFKTVEVIGVADGVGGWRHYGIDPGEFSSFLMRTCERLVSMGRFTPSEPAGLLARSSTACVIVLNKETSSICSANIGDSGFVVVRKGEVVHRSSEQQHYFNTPFQLSFPPPGHSGLVLSDSPESADTSSFGVEDGDVILLATDGVFDNVPDQLLITEMRKVQGERDPTKIQGVANSIAWMARSLAFDGAFMSPFAQSARENGIDTIGGKPDDITVLLATVAI from the exons ATGCAGTCCATTTATTGGACCGGCAGGCTGCTGTCTCGGACGATATGGAATGGCATATCAAATTATACAGCGTGCGCTGATCCTAACGTGAATAAACGCCGCGAAGCATCTTTCATTTCGGCTGTGTGTGGCTTTCCGAAAGATTTTACACGAGGACGTATACGTAAGGGACAGTTCGGTGATGACGCTTGGTTTAGTGCCAAATTCAAGACTGTCGAAGTAATAG GCGTAGCGGATGGTGTAGGCGGATGGAGGCATTATGGAATCGATCCAGGAGAGTTTTCTAGTTTCCTCATGAGAACTTGTGAAAGACTGGTCTCTATGGGCAGGTTCACACCTTCTGAACCAGCTGGTTTATTAGCAC GTAGCAGTACTGCATGCGTTATAGTTCTCAATAAAGAAACAAGCAGCATTTGTTCAGCTAATATCGGTGATAGTGGCTTCGTAGTTGTAAGAAAAGGAGAAGTAGTTCATCGTTCTTCCGAACAACAACACTACTTTAATACCCCGTTTCAGTTGTCTTTTCCACCTCCAGGACATTCTGGTCTGGTGCTTAGCGACAG tcCAGAATCTGCGGATACTTCGAGTTTTGGAGTTGAAGATGGTGATGTAATTCTTTTAGCAACAGATGGGGTATTTGATAATGTGCCTGACCAATTACTTATCACGGAAATGCGTAAAGTTCAAGGAGAAAGAGATCCTACTAAGATACAAGGAGTTGCCAACTCGATAGCCTGGATGGCTCGTAGTTTAGCTTTTGACGGCGCATTTATGTCTCCATTTGCACAAAGTGCTAGAGAGAACGGAATTGATACTATAG GTGGTAAACCAGACGACATTACAGTGCTTTTAGCAACGGTGGCAATATAA
- the LOC100642780 gene encoding protein phosphatase PTC7 homolog isoform X1, whose translation MQSIYWTGRLLSRTIWNGISNYTACADPNVNKRREASFISAVCGFPKDFTRGRIRKGQFGDDAWFSAKFKTVEVIGVADGVGGWRHYGIDPGEFSSFLMRTCERLVSMGRFTPSEPAGLLARSYYELLESKQPILGSSTACVIVLNKETSSICSANIGDSGFVVVRKGEVVHRSSEQQHYFNTPFQLSFPPPGHSGLVLSDSPESADTSSFGVEDGDVILLATDGVFDNVPDQLLITEMRKVQGERDPTKIQGVANSIAWMARSLAFDGAFMSPFAQSARENGIDTIGGKPDDITVLLATVAI comes from the exons ATGCAGTCCATTTATTGGACCGGCAGGCTGCTGTCTCGGACGATATGGAATGGCATATCAAATTATACAGCGTGCGCTGATCCTAACGTGAATAAACGCCGCGAAGCATCTTTCATTTCGGCTGTGTGTGGCTTTCCGAAAGATTTTACACGAGGACGTATACGTAAGGGACAGTTCGGTGATGACGCTTGGTTTAGTGCCAAATTCAAGACTGTCGAAGTAATAG GCGTAGCGGATGGTGTAGGCGGATGGAGGCATTATGGAATCGATCCAGGAGAGTTTTCTAGTTTCCTCATGAGAACTTGTGAAAGACTGGTCTCTATGGGCAGGTTCACACCTTCTGAACCAGCTGGTTTATTAGCACGTAGTTACTATGAATTACTAGAAAGTAAACAACCCATATTAG GTAGCAGTACTGCATGCGTTATAGTTCTCAATAAAGAAACAAGCAGCATTTGTTCAGCTAATATCGGTGATAGTGGCTTCGTAGTTGTAAGAAAAGGAGAAGTAGTTCATCGTTCTTCCGAACAACAACACTACTTTAATACCCCGTTTCAGTTGTCTTTTCCACCTCCAGGACATTCTGGTCTGGTGCTTAGCGACAG tcCAGAATCTGCGGATACTTCGAGTTTTGGAGTTGAAGATGGTGATGTAATTCTTTTAGCAACAGATGGGGTATTTGATAATGTGCCTGACCAATTACTTATCACGGAAATGCGTAAAGTTCAAGGAGAAAGAGATCCTACTAAGATACAAGGAGTTGCCAACTCGATAGCCTGGATGGCTCGTAGTTTAGCTTTTGACGGCGCATTTATGTCTCCATTTGCACAAAGTGCTAGAGAGAACGGAATTGATACTATAG GTGGTAAACCAGACGACATTACAGTGCTTTTAGCAACGGTGGCAATATAA